The Desulfovibrio subterraneus genome has a segment encoding these proteins:
- a CDS encoding 2-oxoacid:acceptor oxidoreductase family protein, whose protein sequence is MSLYQDVIIAGFGGQGVMLIGNLLAYAGMEAGLEVTYIPVYGPEMRGGTANCTVVISSEDIGSPIIQRPKSLIVMNQPSMDKFQPRMQDGGVQIINSSLVDASLAEARVKTFAVPANEIADKLGNTRMANMVALGGYVQATGAVPLDVVKKSLTSVISSHYSHLIPKNADALQAGADHVAAQMK, encoded by the coding sequence ATGAGCCTCTATCAGGACGTCATCATCGCCGGTTTCGGCGGACAGGGTGTCATGCTGATCGGTAACCTGCTGGCATACGCAGGCATGGAAGCCGGTCTGGAAGTGACCTACATCCCCGTATACGGACCGGAAATGCGCGGCGGCACCGCCAACTGCACCGTGGTTATCTCTTCCGAGGACATCGGTTCGCCCATCATCCAGCGCCCCAAGTCGCTGATCGTGATGAACCAGCCCTCCATGGACAAGTTCCAGCCCCGCATGCAGGACGGCGGCGTGCAGATCATCAACTCCTCGCTGGTGGACGCATCCCTTGCCGAAGCCCGCGTGAAGACCTTTGCCGTGCCCGCCAACGAAATCGCCGACAAGCTCGGCAACACCCGCATGGCCAACATGGTCGCCCTCGGCGGCTACGTGCAGGCCACGGGCGCGGTGCCGCTGGACGTGGTGAAGAAATCCCTCACCTCCGTCATCAGCTCGCACTACAGCCACCTCATCCCCAAGAACGCGGACGCACTGCAGGCCGGTGCCGACCACGTTGCCGCCCAGATGAAGTAG
- a CDS encoding thiamine pyrophosphate-dependent enzyme: protein MSAEQIAFEAPEIMIDRPTHYCPGCHHGIAHRLVGEVLTEMGLVDETLCVGSIGCSVFIYNYLNVDAVEAPHGRAPAVATGLKRARKDKFVFTYQGDGDLASIGMAEIVHAANRGERISVVFVNNTVYGMTGGQMAPTTLIGQKTTTCPGGRCADREGSPIRMSEIIGGLGGTAYCERASLDSVKNIRRAKKAIRKAFEVQQQGIGFGFVELLSGCPTNWRMDAVAANKRITDEMIPYFPLGVYKDVTAEGGCECSESKEDK, encoded by the coding sequence ATGTCAGCAGAACAAATCGCATTCGAAGCTCCCGAAATAATGATCGACCGGCCTACGCATTACTGCCCCGGCTGTCATCACGGCATTGCACACCGCCTTGTGGGCGAAGTGCTCACCGAAATGGGCCTTGTGGACGAAACGCTGTGCGTAGGCTCCATCGGCTGTTCGGTGTTCATCTACAACTACCTGAACGTGGACGCCGTTGAAGCGCCCCATGGCCGCGCCCCAGCGGTTGCCACCGGCCTCAAGCGTGCACGCAAGGACAAGTTCGTATTCACCTATCAGGGTGACGGCGACCTTGCCTCCATCGGCATGGCCGAAATCGTGCACGCCGCCAACCGCGGCGAGCGCATCTCCGTGGTCTTCGTGAACAACACCGTATACGGCATGACCGGCGGCCAGATGGCCCCCACCACGCTTATCGGCCAGAAGACCACCACCTGCCCCGGCGGCCGCTGCGCCGACCGTGAAGGCTCGCCCATCCGCATGAGCGAGATCATCGGCGGCCTTGGCGGCACCGCATACTGCGAACGCGCCTCTCTGGACAGCGTGAAGAACATCCGCCGCGCCAAAAAGGCCATCCGCAAGGCGTTTGAAGTGCAGCAGCAGGGTATCGGCTTCGGTTTCGTGGAACTGCTTTCCGGCTGCCCCACCAACTGGCGCATGGATGCCGTTGCCGCCAACAAGCGCATCACCGACGAAATGATCCCCTACTTCCCGCTCGGCGTATACAAAGACGTAACCGCTGAAGGCGGCTGCGAATGCTCCGAGAGCAAGGAGGACAAATAA
- a CDS encoding 3-methyl-2-oxobutanoate dehydrogenase subunit VorB — MADNKRIFIKGNEAISRGALAAGLKCYFGYPITPQNDIPEFLSTELPAVGGEFVQAESEVASANMLLGAASGGVRAMTTSSSPGISLMQEAISYMAGSDLPGVIVNINRGGPGLGDIGSSQGDYFQSTRGGGHGDYRTIVLAPGTCQEGYDMMIEAFDLAFKYRNPVLVLGDAIVGQMKEPVTPWTPENINNYGVEDWCLSGAVNREKRLLKSLFLEDGALAEQNIRLQQKYEALQSEARADVFACDDAELVVVAYGSIGRIVKSSIRRLRAEGHKVGLVRPLTLYPFPAKVLEDLAKAGKKFLTIEHNCGQMVEDVRLSIRKYGDSDFHGHMPGNLPGSDDFVEPILARLGR; from the coding sequence ATGGCCGATAACAAGCGTATTTTCATCAAGGGGAACGAGGCCATATCCCGAGGTGCTCTGGCCGCCGGTCTGAAGTGCTACTTCGGCTATCCCATCACCCCCCAGAACGATATTCCCGAATTCCTGTCTACCGAACTTCCCGCCGTGGGCGGTGAGTTTGTGCAGGCAGAATCCGAAGTGGCTTCCGCCAACATGCTGCTCGGTGCCGCTTCCGGCGGTGTCCGCGCCATGACCACCTCTTCCTCGCCGGGCATTTCGCTCATGCAGGAAGCCATTTCCTACATGGCAGGCTCCGACCTTCCCGGTGTCATCGTGAACATCAACCGCGGCGGCCCCGGTCTCGGCGACATCGGCTCCTCGCAGGGCGACTATTTCCAGTCCACCCGCGGGGGCGGTCATGGCGACTACCGCACCATCGTGCTTGCCCCCGGCACCTGCCAGGAAGGGTACGACATGATGATCGAAGCCTTTGACCTTGCCTTCAAATACCGCAACCCCGTTCTGGTGCTCGGCGATGCCATTGTCGGCCAGATGAAGGAACCGGTCACCCCCTGGACTCCTGAAAACATCAACAACTACGGCGTGGAAGACTGGTGCCTCAGCGGTGCTGTCAACCGTGAAAAGCGCCTGCTGAAGTCCCTGTTCCTTGAAGACGGCGCCCTTGCCGAGCAGAACATCCGCCTGCAGCAGAAGTACGAAGCTCTGCAGTCAGAAGCCCGCGCCGACGTGTTCGCCTGCGATGATGCCGAACTGGTCGTGGTGGCCTATGGCTCCATCGGCCGTATCGTGAAGTCCTCCATCCGCAGACTGCGTGCAGAAGGCCACAAGGTGGGTCTTGTTCGTCCCCTCACCCTGTACCCCTTCCCCGCCAAGGTACTGGAAGATCTCGCCAAAGCTGGCAAGAAGTTCCTTACCATCGAGCACAACTGCGGCCAGATGGTGGAAGATGTCCGCCTGTCCATCCGCAAGTACGGCGACTCGGACTTCCACGGCCACATGCCGGGCAACCTGCCCGGTTCCGACGACTTCGTAGAGCCCATCCTGGCGCGTCTGGGGAGGTAA
- a CDS encoding 4Fe-4S dicluster domain-containing protein translates to MARVEFRDERCKGCLLCTTVCPKEIICQSARFNKQGYKVAEVKEEDMEKCTGCTSCALICPDLAIKVYREKKEKK, encoded by the coding sequence ATGGCACGGGTAGAGTTTAGAGATGAGAGGTGCAAGGGGTGCCTTCTCTGTACGACCGTATGCCCCAAGGAGATCATCTGCCAGTCGGCCCGCTTCAACAAGCAGGGCTACAAGGTGGCAGAGGTCAAGGAAGAGGACATGGAAAAATGTACGGGCTGTACGTCCTGTGCGTTGATATGCCCTGATCTTGCGATCAAAGTGTACCGCGAGAAGAAGGAGAAGAAATAG
- the queA gene encoding tRNA preQ1(34) S-adenosylmethionine ribosyltransferase-isomerase QueA — MAQDTSNTPTAESAANIPPDFALASYTYELPENQIAQHPADKRGASRLFVVNRASGRNTAAMFADLADYLPENALLVVNNSKVLPARIFGSRPSGGRVEFLMLSPLPLIEPQPAPAQDSGWQTAVVEGLLRMSKRVKPGGEVTFNDDFRLEVAEPGEFGKCVVRLFWRGDLKQHFLSQGHLPLPPYIKREDDAADKDRYQTVYAKEEQLGSVAAPTAGLHFTDDLRTRLAERGFRWAEVTLYVGYGTFSPVRCPDIREHSMHKEFIEITPEAAATIAAAKAEGRPVVTVGTTSTRVLEGAFAQTGKIAPFRGWTDIFIYPGFAFKVADHVITNFHLPESSLLMMISAFAGRERVLKAYAEALSKGFRVFSYGDSMLLL, encoded by the coding sequence ATGGCACAAGACACCAGCAACACACCCACTGCAGAGAGTGCGGCGAATATTCCGCCCGATTTTGCTCTCGCTTCATACACCTATGAACTGCCGGAAAACCAGATAGCACAGCACCCTGCGGACAAGCGGGGAGCATCGCGGCTGTTTGTGGTCAACCGCGCTTCGGGCCGCAACACGGCAGCCATGTTTGCCGATCTGGCCGACTATCTGCCGGAAAACGCCCTGCTGGTGGTCAACAATTCAAAGGTGTTGCCTGCGCGCATCTTCGGCTCGCGCCCTTCCGGCGGCAGGGTGGAATTTCTCATGCTCTCCCCGCTTCCGCTCATCGAGCCGCAACCGGCTCCCGCACAGGACTCCGGTTGGCAGACCGCTGTTGTGGAAGGCCTGCTGCGCATGTCCAAACGGGTAAAGCCGGGCGGCGAAGTGACCTTCAACGACGACTTCCGGCTGGAAGTGGCGGAACCCGGCGAGTTCGGCAAATGCGTTGTGCGGCTTTTCTGGCGTGGCGACCTGAAGCAGCATTTTCTTTCGCAGGGTCACCTGCCCCTGCCCCCCTACATCAAGCGCGAAGACGACGCAGCCGACAAAGACCGCTACCAGACTGTCTACGCCAAAGAAGAACAGCTCGGCTCCGTGGCGGCCCCCACTGCGGGCCTGCATTTCACGGATGACCTGCGCACCCGCCTAGCCGAACGCGGCTTCCGCTGGGCAGAGGTCACGCTCTACGTGGGCTACGGCACCTTCAGCCCCGTGCGCTGCCCCGACATCCGTGAGCATTCCATGCACAAGGAATTCATAGAGATCACACCGGAGGCCGCAGCCACCATTGCCGCTGCCAAAGCCGAAGGCCGCCCCGTGGTGACCGTGGGCACAACCTCCACCCGCGTGCTGGAAGGAGCCTTTGCGCAAACCGGCAAAATTGCCCCGTTCAGAGGGTGGACTGACATCTTTATTTATCCCGGATTTGCGTTTAAGGTGGCGGACCACGTGATCACAAACTTTCATCTGCCGGAGTCATCCCTCCTCATGATGATAAGCGCGTTCGCCGGTCGCGAGCGGGTGCTCAAGGCATATGCCGAGGCACTGAGCAAGGGCTTCAGGGTCTTCAGCTACGGCGATTCCATGCTGCTTCTGTAG
- the coaBC gene encoding bifunctional phosphopantothenoylcysteine decarboxylase/phosphopantothenate--cysteine ligase CoaBC, with product MLTHLSFKGFLGRRLQLGVCGSIAAYKALDLVRMFRDTGTDVGATLTDSARQFVTPLSFEALGASPVFSAMYPVGDDVFGHLTPGEAAHAMLIAPATASTLARLANGLADDMLSCQALAFPKPLVIAPAMNPRMWHNAATQANWETLKARGHVCIEPGCGRTACMEEGRGRLADLNEIFLYGLRALTPQDMAGQTVMITLGPTREKWDGVRFWSNPSSGTMGACFAVAAWLRGATVHAVTGPGTPWLPSMISRYDVTSAKEMFEAAEGLWPTMDIGVFTAAVADFSPIPFGDEKFKKGAEELVVRFASTTDILKTLGAAKKEGQRIVGFAAETSSMQENALKKLRAKNADMVVGNIVGRADSGFQSPTNEVFVTDRNGRQEEWPVQPKTEVAWRVLDWLLQL from the coding sequence GTGCTTACCCACCTCTCGTTCAAAGGCTTTCTCGGCAGGCGTCTGCAGCTTGGCGTGTGCGGCTCCATTGCCGCCTACAAGGCGCTTGATCTGGTCCGCATGTTCCGTGACACAGGCACGGATGTGGGCGCAACCCTGACCGACTCTGCCCGTCAATTCGTGACGCCCCTGAGCTTTGAAGCGCTGGGGGCCTCTCCCGTGTTTTCCGCCATGTATCCGGTTGGTGATGATGTCTTCGGGCATCTCACCCCCGGTGAGGCGGCACACGCCATGCTCATTGCACCGGCTACCGCATCCACGCTTGCGCGTCTTGCCAACGGCCTTGCCGATGACATGCTCAGCTGTCAGGCGCTGGCCTTTCCCAAGCCGCTGGTCATTGCGCCGGCCATGAACCCGCGCATGTGGCACAATGCCGCCACGCAGGCCAACTGGGAAACTCTGAAGGCCCGTGGACATGTGTGCATAGAGCCGGGCTGCGGACGCACCGCCTGCATGGAAGAGGGCAGGGGCAGACTTGCCGATCTGAACGAGATTTTCCTCTATGGCCTGCGCGCGCTTACGCCGCAGGACATGGCGGGCCAGACCGTGATGATCACCCTTGGACCCACCCGTGAGAAGTGGGACGGGGTGCGCTTCTGGTCCAACCCGTCATCGGGTACCATGGGCGCCTGCTTTGCCGTTGCCGCATGGCTGCGCGGAGCCACCGTGCATGCGGTGACCGGTCCCGGCACGCCGTGGCTGCCCTCCATGATCAGCAGATACGACGTAACCTCTGCCAAAGAGATGTTCGAAGCGGCGGAAGGGCTGTGGCCGACGATGGATATCGGCGTGTTCACGGCGGCCGTGGCGGACTTTTCTCCCATTCCCTTCGGTGACGAGAAGTTCAAGAAGGGGGCGGAGGAACTGGTGGTGCGTTTTGCCTCCACCACGGATATTCTCAAGACCCTTGGCGCGGCAAAGAAGGAAGGGCAGCGTATTGTCGGCTTTGCCGCCGAGACCAGCTCCATGCAGGAAAACGCGCTGAAGAAGCTGCGCGCCAAGAATGCGGACATGGTTGTGGGGAATATTGTCGGCCGTGCGGATTCCGGTTTTCAATCGCCCACGAACGAGGTATTTGTCACCGACCGTAACGGGCGGCAGGAAGAATGGCCTGTGCAGCCCAAAACCGAAGTGGCTTGGAGAGTGCTCGATTGGCTCCTGCAGTTGTAA
- a CDS encoding YbaK/EbsC family protein, which yields MSSDLKKSAQKVQQALDAFGFELRVKEFSESTRTSQEAADAIGCTVGQIAKSLIFKGKDSQSPILVIASGANRVNEKAVKAHLGEKLEKADAAFVLEHTGYAIGGIPPVGHATAITTIVDEDLLQYEEIWAAAGTPNSVFRLTPQILVEMTKGAVLEVKK from the coding sequence ATGTCATCCGATCTGAAAAAGAGCGCCCAGAAGGTGCAGCAGGCACTGGATGCCTTCGGGTTTGAGCTGCGCGTAAAGGAATTTTCCGAATCCACCCGCACCTCGCAGGAGGCCGCAGACGCCATCGGCTGCACTGTGGGGCAGATTGCCAAGTCGCTGATCTTCAAAGGCAAGGATTCACAGTCGCCCATTCTGGTCATTGCCAGCGGAGCGAACAGGGTGAATGAAAAGGCTGTGAAGGCGCATCTGGGCGAGAAGCTGGAAAAGGCCGATGCAGCGTTCGTGCTGGAACACACCGGCTACGCCATTGGCGGCATTCCGCCTGTGGGGCATGCCACGGCCATTACCACCATCGTGGATGAAGATTTATTGCAGTATGAGGAAATATGGGCTGCGGCAGGTACGCCCAATTCCGTATTCCGCCTTACCCCGCAGATATTGGTGGAGATGACCAAAGGGGCAGTGCTGGAAGTGAAGAAGTAG
- a CDS encoding DHCW motif cupin fold protein, giving the protein MKMQNIPFGVTDWDSAERTEHKGDTGVAYWRTRLFGEQGNEIRVRMVEYSAGYRADHWCSKGHILLCLEGELETTLDDGRVFILKSGMSYQVADQAEAHQSYTEKGAKLFIVD; this is encoded by the coding sequence ATGAAGATGCAGAACATTCCTTTCGGCGTAACGGATTGGGACTCGGCTGAACGTACTGAACACAAGGGAGACACCGGCGTTGCTTATTGGCGCACCCGTCTCTTCGGCGAACAGGGCAACGAAATCCGCGTTCGCATGGTGGAGTATTCTGCGGGGTATCGTGCTGACCATTGGTGCAGCAAGGGGCATATTCTGCTCTGTCTGGAAGGCGAGCTTGAAACCACGCTGGACGACGGCCGTGTTTTCATCCTGAAATCCGGCATGAGCTATCAGGTGGCAGATCAGGCTGAAGCGCACCAATCCTATACGGAGAAGGGTGCAAAGCTGTTCATTGTGGATTGA
- a CDS encoding HNH endonuclease, whose amino-acid sequence MRGEIISYIEMCQNEGLSLQKGMNFDVCSNHPVILMSVRKNAPYRDQISEDGTELIYEGHDVPKRANEPDPKRVDQMLTNPSGSHTENGKFYAAAEAYKEGRTEPARIQVYEKIKPGIWSDNGLFSLVDAWKEFDGTRSVYKFKLRALSDYKATKAASALREHDTPNRIIPSSVKLEVWRRDGGKCVMCGATSELHFDHIVPFSKGGTSVKADNIQLLCARHNLEKSNKIE is encoded by the coding sequence ATGAGAGGGGAAATCATTTCATATATTGAGATGTGCCAGAATGAAGGCCTAAGCCTGCAAAAAGGCATGAACTTTGACGTTTGTAGCAACCACCCCGTCATTCTCATGTCAGTCAGAAAAAATGCACCGTATCGCGATCAAATTTCCGAAGATGGTACCGAGCTTATTTATGAAGGGCATGATGTACCCAAACGGGCAAACGAACCTGACCCTAAACGTGTAGATCAGATGCTAACCAATCCTTCTGGTAGCCACACTGAAAATGGAAAATTTTACGCTGCTGCAGAAGCATATAAAGAAGGAAGGACAGAGCCCGCCCGCATTCAAGTTTATGAAAAAATAAAGCCTGGTATTTGGTCCGACAACGGACTGTTCTCTTTGGTTGATGCATGGAAAGAGTTCGATGGAACCCGCTCTGTTTATAAGTTTAAACTCAGAGCTCTATCAGACTACAAAGCCACAAAAGCCGCCTCGGCCCTTCGAGAACATGACACTCCCAATCGTATTATTCCATCTTCTGTAAAACTCGAAGTCTGGAGAAGAGATGGAGGAAAATGTGTGATGTGTGGGGCTACAAGCGAACTACATTTCGACCACATTGTCCCCTTTTCAAAGGGGGGAACCTCAGTAAAAGCTGATAATATTCAGTTACTCTGCGCGCGACACAATTTAGAAAAAAGCAACAAGATAGAATAA
- a CDS encoding carbon-nitrogen hydrolase family protein, producing the protein MSVFRIAAAQTGSVKGDIPANVATHAAMAELAGRRGVTYLLFPELGLTGYEPELAAELAMMPDDTRLAPLRNTAQKHGMLIVAGAPLRVEDTLSREDTSSSEDTSPRADEATPERDGAAGKPRIASFIFRPDGSIGVYAKIHLHSTEEAHFSAGSEHVLEPCHGEQVGVTICADLSNPAHAATYKGMGATVYAASVLVSENGYAADAAILADRAKEHGLLVLMSNHNKPSGGWNSGGRTAIWTPDGQYHAAGAKEDALVVAERDGDGWKITVEVMAPLP; encoded by the coding sequence ATGAGCGTGTTCCGTATTGCCGCCGCACAAACAGGCTCTGTCAAAGGTGACATTCCGGCCAATGTGGCCACCCATGCCGCCATGGCGGAACTGGCTGGCAGGCGGGGCGTTACCTACCTGCTCTTTCCCGAACTGGGCCTGACGGGATACGAGCCGGAGCTTGCCGCAGAGCTGGCCATGATGCCGGACGACACACGCCTCGCCCCGCTCAGGAATACCGCACAAAAGCACGGCATGCTCATCGTGGCGGGTGCTCCGCTGCGCGTGGAGGATACGTTGTCGAGAGAGGATACGTCGTCGAGTGAGGATACGTCGCCGAGGGCGGATGAAGCGACACCGGAAAGGGACGGCGCAGCAGGCAAGCCCCGCATCGCCTCCTTCATCTTCCGGCCCGACGGCAGCATAGGGGTCTATGCCAAGATCCATCTGCATTCCACGGAAGAAGCACATTTTTCTGCCGGCTCCGAGCACGTGCTGGAACCCTGCCACGGTGAGCAGGTGGGTGTGACCATCTGTGCGGATCTGTCCAACCCCGCCCACGCTGCAACCTACAAGGGCATGGGGGCCACCGTATACGCTGCCAGCGTGCTTGTTTCAGAAAACGGCTATGCGGCCGATGCCGCCATCCTGGCTGACCGCGCCAAGGAACACGGCCTGCTGGTGCTCATGTCCAACCACAACAAGCCGAGCGGCGGCTGGAATTCCGGTGGCCGCACCGCCATCTGGACACCTGACGGGCAGTATCATGCCGCAGGTGCCAAGGAAGATGCGTTGGTGGTGGCGGAAAGGGATGGGGATGGGTGGAAAATTACAGTTGAAGTAATGGCGCCACTGCCTTAG
- a CDS encoding YkgJ family cysteine cluster protein has protein sequence MIKRIETDTPVDPAAEETQAFLDSLPEIKPGQSFRFACHPRVACFNACCRDLNMPLAPYDVLRLRHELGMSSEDFIGFHTKVGQYPNGYPVLYLKMDNGPERTCPFLSPAGCSVYPGRSAACRTYPLGRATREDDNGALLEQYFLVQEPHCLGFSENKDWTTDTWLQDQELIEYNRLSDRYMHLMAKQQRTGYPLAQKHATLCTLAFYQLDRFDGFLQSVGVMDRLVMTEEEKQRVLDDETARLEFAFDWIELVLYGTNDRLTIKE, from the coding sequence ATGATCAAGCGCATTGAAACAGATACCCCCGTGGATCCGGCCGCCGAAGAAACGCAGGCCTTTTTGGACAGCCTGCCGGAAATAAAGCCCGGACAGAGCTTCCGCTTTGCGTGTCATCCCCGTGTGGCCTGCTTCAATGCCTGCTGCCGCGACCTGAACATGCCGCTGGCTCCCTATGATGTGCTGCGCCTGCGGCATGAACTGGGCATGAGCAGCGAAGATTTCATCGGCTTTCACACCAAGGTGGGCCAGTATCCCAACGGCTACCCCGTGCTGTATCTGAAGATGGACAACGGCCCCGAGCGTACCTGTCCGTTCCTTTCTCCCGCCGGTTGTTCCGTGTATCCCGGCCGCTCCGCTGCCTGCCGCACCTATCCGCTCGGCCGTGCCACCCGCGAAGACGACAACGGCGCGCTGCTGGAACAGTATTTTCTCGTGCAGGAGCCGCACTGTCTGGGCTTCAGCGAGAACAAGGACTGGACCACAGACACATGGCTGCAGGATCAGGAACTGATCGAATACAACCGCCTGAGCGACCGCTACATGCACCTCATGGCCAAGCAGCAGCGCACGGGCTACCCCCTTGCCCAGAAGCACGCCACCCTGTGTACGCTGGCGTTCTATCAACTGGACCGTTTTGACGGATTCCTGCAGAGTGTAGGGGTGATGGACCGCCTCGTCATGACGGAAGAAGAAAAGCAGCGCGTGCTGGATGACGAAACCGCCCGCCTTGAATTCGCTTTCGACTGGATAGAGCTGGTGCTCTACGGCACGAACGACCGCCTCACCATCAAGGAGTAA
- a CDS encoding adenylyltransferase/cytidyltransferase family protein, producing the protein MNNGVPAHPAVFRADSWNGLLDALAPHRGRRIVFTNGCYDILHPGHVDLLARARAQGDILVLGLNSDASVRSLGKGDDRPVNPFPVRAYVLAHLASVDFVAEFDEPTPFELIKAVRPQVLVKGGDWSVDRIVGRDIVESDGGTVLSLPLLGGFSTTALLEKIRGRK; encoded by the coding sequence ATGAACAACGGCGTGCCCGCGCACCCTGCCGTGTTCCGCGCCGACAGCTGGAACGGGCTGCTGGACGCGCTGGCTCCGCATCGTGGCAGACGCATCGTGTTCACCAACGGCTGTTACGATATTCTGCATCCCGGCCATGTGGACCTGCTCGCACGCGCCCGTGCGCAGGGCGATATTCTCGTTCTGGGGCTGAACAGCGATGCCTCCGTTCGCAGTCTGGGCAAAGGCGACGACAGGCCGGTGAATCCTTTTCCGGTCCGGGCCTATGTGCTGGCCCATCTTGCCAGCGTGGATTTTGTGGCTGAGTTCGACGAGCCCACGCCCTTTGAACTGATCAAGGCCGTGCGCCCGCAGGTGCTGGTAAAGGGCGGCGACTGGTCCGTGGACAGAATTGTGGGACGTGATATTGTGGAATCGGATGGCGGCACCGTGCTGAGTCTGCCCCTGCTGGGCGGATTCTCCACCACCGCGCTGCTGGAAAAGATTCGCGGCCGCAAGTAA
- a CDS encoding SagB/ThcOx family dehydrogenase: MQFPEPMTEGPLSVETALANRRSVREYAEEPLTPDSLGQLLWAVYGVSEEGPWNRRTVPSHAAIYPMEIYVVAGDVEGLEPGVYHYQPLSHSLEEVQEGDARAEVAEICLEQDWMESAPAMLVITASFERIQQKFGDRGVAYAFFEAGHMSQNCYLQCEALGLGTTCVGGFKEEELMDMLDLPPDHHPMMVMPVGWKA, encoded by the coding sequence ATGCAGTTTCCAGAACCGATGACGGAAGGTCCGCTTTCCGTTGAAACAGCCTTGGCAAACCGTCGTTCCGTGCGTGAATACGCGGAGGAACCGCTTACCCCCGATTCCCTCGGGCAGCTTCTCTGGGCCGTGTACGGCGTGAGTGAAGAAGGCCCGTGGAACCGCCGCACCGTGCCTTCGCACGCTGCCATTTACCCCATGGAAATCTATGTGGTGGCAGGCGATGTGGAAGGGCTTGAGCCGGGCGTGTATCACTACCAGCCCCTCAGCCATTCGCTGGAAGAGGTGCAGGAAGGCGATGCCCGCGCGGAAGTGGCGGAAATATGTCTGGAACAGGACTGGATGGAGTCTGCACCGGCGATGCTGGTCATCACGGCCAGCTTTGAACGTATTCAGCAGAAATTTGGCGATCGCGGCGTGGCCTATGCCTTTTTCGAGGCTGGACATATGTCACAGAACTGCTACCTGCAGTGCGAGGCGCTCGGCCTTGGCACCACCTGCGTGGGCGGTTTCAAGGAAGAAGAGCTCATGGATATGCTCGATCTGCCCCCTGATCACCACCCCATGATGGTCATGCCCGTGGGTTGGAAGGCGTAA